The following are encoded together in the Lathyrus oleraceus cultivar Zhongwan6 chromosome 3, CAAS_Psat_ZW6_1.0, whole genome shotgun sequence genome:
- the LOC127131182 gene encoding uncharacterized protein LOC127131182, with protein MAENPPPPERLLGDYGMANALGGRLTIVNQPMNVPNFQLHPSIISHLERRPFSRKINEDANKHLQRFLTMSTTLKIDGHTEEAKKLRMFPFTLSEDAEEWFYSLSAGSITTWKQMETTFLQEYFPTLVFLKKRYDNMNFKQKEGESLGDSYKRFRRLLVTCHTHNLYQTEQIQMFVNGLRLKTKQFINVAVGGSSNFLTAMGIKNIIEAIATNEHLELYDRCSSKFEGVIDLKLETNKIRIEDTVAAEIEKKLKAMNIGTQQVAKIQSSRNVSCEICGRPHLTVYFVATAKQIQEINVLRKNNPYSNTHNLGWKNHPNFSWKHQKWNVQQQGQGQYQNQFQQPQQQQATKKAS; from the coding sequence ATGGCTGAAAATCCACCACCACCAGAAAGACTATTAGGTGACTATGGGATGGCAAATGCACTTGGTGGTAGGCTAACAATTGTGAACCAACCGATGAATGTACCTAACTTTCAGCTGCATCCTAGCATCATTAGTCATCTTGAGAGGAGACCTTTTTCGAGAAAAATCAACGAAGATGCAAATAAACATCTACAAAGGTTTCTGACTATGAGCACCACTCTAAAGATAGATGGGCACACTGAAGAAGCAAAAAAGTTGAGAATGTTTCCTTTTACCTTATCTGAAGATGCAGAAGAATGGTTTTACTCATTATCTGCTGGGAGTATCACCACTTGGAAACAAATGGAAACAACTTTTCTGCAAGAATATTTTCCAACTTTAGTTTTCCTCAAGAAAAGATACGACAATATGAACTTCAAACAAAAAGAGGGTGAATCACTTGGTGATTCATACAAGAGATTCAGAAGGTTACTTGTTACTTGTCACACACACAACTTATATCAGACTGAGCAAATTCAGATGTTTGTCAATGGTCTCCGATTGAAGACAAAACAGTTTATTAATGTTGCAGTCGGTGGCTCATCAAACTTTTTAACAGCCATGGgtattaaaaatattattgagGCAATAGCTACAAATGAGCATTTAGAGTTGTATGATAGGTGTTCAAGCAAATTTGAAGGGGTTATTGATCtgaagcttgaaacaaataaGATAAGGATAGAAGACACAGTTGCTGCAGAAATTGAAAAGAAACTTAAAGCAATGAATATTGGTACACAACAGGTAGCTAAAATTCAGTCGTCCCGGAATgttagttgtgaaatttgtggCAGACCTCATTTGACTGTATATTTTGTTGCAACTGCAAAACAAATACAGGAGATAAATGTTTTGAGGAAGAACAACCCTTATTCTAACACGCATAATCTagggtggaagaatcatcctaacTTCTCCTGGAAGCATCAGAAATGGAATGTTCAACAACAAGGTCAAGGTCAATACCAAAATCAGtttcaacaaccacaacaacaacaagctaCTAAGAAAGCAAGTTGA
- the LOC127127534 gene encoding uncharacterized protein LOC127127534, whose protein sequence is MCSIKLMLILLISLTLSSPSLSSSSTSSHALIQQNNLSAYDLLMEYGFPMGLLPKGAIGYTLNRETGQFSVFFEKSCSFTIESYTLSYKSTISGVISENKLYKLKGISVKIVILWLSIVEVSRSGDDIDFSVGITSASFGAENFLECPQCGCGFDCDNDLRLNGDVSSI, encoded by the coding sequence ATGTGTTCAATTAAATTGATGTTGATTTTGTTAATCTCTCTAACACTATCATCACCATCGTTGTCGTCGTCATCAACATCATCGCATGCATTGATTCAACAAAACAATCTATCAGCTTATGATCTTCTCATGGAATACGGTTTCCCGATGGGTCTTCTTCCGAAAGGCGCGATTGGGTACACGTTGAACAGAGAAACGGGGCAATTTTCAGTGTTCTTCGAAAAAAGTTGTAGTTTCACTATTGAAAGTTACACGCTTAGTTACAAGTCTACTATCTCTGGCGTGATTTCTGAGAATAAGCTTTATAAACTCAAGGGTATTTCCGTCAAGATTGTGATTTTGTGGCTCAGTATTGTGGAGGTTTCTCGGAGTGGTGATGATATTGATTTTTCTGTGGGTATTACTTCTGCTAGTTTTGGGGCTGAGAATTTCCTTGAATGCCCTCAGTGTGGATGCGGATTCGATTGCGATAATGATCTTCGTTTAAACGGTGACGTTTCTTCAATTTAG
- the LOC127127536 gene encoding non-specific lipid transfer protein GPI-anchored 5 has product MEGLMKLLCLVGVVVLVLGIHGVESAGECGRGTTPDNEAFKLAPCANAASDEDANVSQSCCAQVKKLGQNPACLCAVMLSNVAKMSGANPEIAVTIPKRCNIATRPIGYKCGPYTLP; this is encoded by the exons ATGGAGGGTCTTATGAAGTTGTTGTGTCTTGTTGGTGTTGTTGTCCTTGTTTTAGGGATTCATGGAGTTGAAAGTGCTGGTGAATGTGGAAGGGGTACAACACCAGATAATGAAGCTTTTAAGCTTGCACCTTGTGCTAATGCAGCATCTGATGAAGATGCTAATGTGTCTCAAAGCTGTTGCGCTCAGGTTAAGAAACTTGGTCAGAATCCAGCTTGTCTTTGTGCTGTTATGTTATCAAACGTTGCTAAAATGTCTGGTGCTAACCCTGAAATTGCTGTTACTATCCCGAAACGTTGCAATATTGCTACTCGTCCCATTGGTTACAAGTGTGGAC CTTATACTCTTCCTTGA